The genomic region CAAATCACCTCCGGTAATCTGTTAAACCCGGTTAGTACTTTACCCCCATTACCACCACCAGAAAAACTATTGGGTCATTTACAAGGAGCAAAGTTAAATGGATGGATATTACTGTTAAAGATCGCCTGGGAGAAACTGACTAACCCTCCACAAACTTTAAAAGTGGAAAAATATGTTCCCATTTCCCAGAGGAACTCCCAAATAATTCATAGACAAATATTATCAGACACAGCTGAAAAGCTTTTTGCCCAATGTCGAGCAGAAAATGCTACGGTGCAGAGTGTCTTATCTGCTGCTATGCTATTGACAGTAGCTAAAAAAATTCTCAACCAGCAGCGTAAGTCCATTCGATTAAATTGTCTATCCTACTTTGATTTAAGAAGACGGTTACAACCACCCATCAATGAACAGAATATTGGTCTATTAGCCACATCCCAGATGAGTTTTCACACTGTCACAACCAACACCTATTTTTGGGATCTGGCCAGGAGGATTAAACAAACCCTAGCAGCAAGTATCCACAGAGGGGATATTTTTAAAATGGTATTTCTTGCTAAACATCTGATTAACTTTTGCTTTCTATTTCCTCATCAAATTGCTGCTAGTGTTTCCGTTTCTAACATTGGTAAGGTTAACATCCCTGGAATATATGGTGAATTACAACTAGAAGAAATCAGTTTTGCGGGTTCTCATGCACTATATGCAGGTATGTTTATCCTTCATGTTGCCACTTTTCAAGGCAAGATGTTATTAAATTTCGTCTTTTCCCAACCTTCCCTCAGTCAAGACACTATGGAAAAACTAGTGAATGAATTTATGGAAATGATTGAACAAATTTCCCATTTACCATCTCAGGTATCATGAATTCAAGATTTTAATGATTAAGAAACTGGAGGTAAATAGATGAGTCAAATGACTAAGCTAAATAGTGCTGGGGATATTGAACAATGGCTAGTTAACAACATTGCTTTTATATTAGGAGTAAATCCAGAAGAAATAGATATTAAACAACCTTTAGATAGTTACGGTTTAGATTCACAACAAGCTATGATTTTAGCAAGTAAAGCCGAAAAACTTTTGGGGTTTAAATTGTCCCTGATGTACTTGTGGTACTATCCCACCATTCAACAATTAGCACAACGATTAGCTCAAGAATTAGAAAATTCCTCCTCAGAAATATTGCAAATTTAAGATTTTCCAGTTTTCCTCCTCTAAGACTGACACTGGGACTGAATGGAGGACTATACAATCCGTTCAGCCAAGTGTCTTTTTTTTCTCTCAGCTTTTTATCATTAATCACTTTTTTTCATATTGGAGACTTAGTCATGAACGCATCGGAAATCTTAGCACTTCTAACTAAGCAAGGTGTGGAATTTTGGATCGAGAATCACCAACTAAATATCCGCTCTCCCAAAGGAATAATTACACCAGAAATGCAAGCGGAAATTGCTAGCCACAAAGGAGATATTTTGGCCTTATTGCAAGAAATGGATATCTGTAGCAACTCTACCCCAGAAAATCCCATTTCTGGTATTAGTATACAAACCATTGGTAAATTGATTGGGGGGTTCACAAGTGAACTACCTATAGAATATCAACCCCCCATTATTAACCCACACATTATGGCTAAAAACCTCAGTGTCACCTTTAGACCCTTACCCAATGGGTATGATAATCATAGAATTATTAAATTCCGTCAGGACTTAGCCATTAAATTAAAAAATTTGGGTGTTGCTGTGGTTCCTTGGCAAGATTCTATTAGGGACTTTTGTTATAGAATTAATGTTCCCATTGTTAATTGGCATTATTCTTTTACCATTAAGGGGGTAAGGTCAGAAATTGATGCAGTAATAGATGTAGCAAGGCCCAATTCATGGTTGAGAAAGTTGGGTATATTTGTCGCTGAAAGTATTTACACTTTATTTTATCGTTGGTTAATCAAGAAACAGAATATGTCTGTTGTACAAATTGCTAGACTAAGTAGTTGGGCCGAAGACCATGCTGCTAAATACGTTGAAGATCCCACCAATACTCAAGTGATCATTCTTAGCGACATCGATGATAAATTTGTGAGTCCATTAACTCACTATCAAGAGAAAATTAGTATTGGGATTAACACCTTGATTCAAACGTTTTCTGAAATAGTAATTGGGGTGTCTAAAGAACAAATCTCTATCCTAAATATGAATTTATCTGATTCTATTTTTCCTAGGACAGAAATTGATGATTTTATATTAAAATCCCTAATTCCTAAAATTTATGTTCCCATTACCCCCCTATTAATGAATAGATTTGAACTGGGAGTCTATAATCCCTATCTATCTCCCTATGCTCATAAATTAGCAAAGTTAGGCAAGGAACTGACCTCAACAGGTTTGTTTCCACCAGGTTTTAAATTGGCGGAGGTGATTAAAAGAAAATCCCATAGGGATATAGTTAATGTTATCGTTAATGGGAGAACGGGGGTTTCCTATGGTTTTATAGCCTATATAGAACCACCTTCCTATGTGGGAGAAAGGGAAATAAGTGCCACCCAATGGGAAGATTTATTGGCAATTCCTGGATTGAATAGTGATGAAGTGCGCAAAAATCAATCAGGTAGACGGTTTTTAAAAACACGGATTGGTGGAGATTATATATTTAAGCAAATTCCCGATATTTGGTTAGTTAGTTCCCGCTCAGGTTCCAATAAAACAGACCTGAGTCTGGAACAGGATGTTCTTCGCATTGGACTAACCAATAATTTACATCTCCAATTACCTCCAGCACATAATTCCCACAAATCCGACATTAAACCTTCTTACGATATTTATGTCATGCTGGCAATTAGTTTGTCTGCTGCTTTATACGCACCAGAACTAATTGAAAATGGAGCCCCCATCATTCACTTTCATGGTTATCCCGCTTTTGATTGGTTTCAAGAAGATGAATTTTGTTTTGGTGTTGATAATCCTTCTGTACCCTGTGGTACTTATGAGTCGGGTGTGTTTAATTTTCTAGGTCTTGCCAATTTCTCCGCTCAACCAACAAAACATATCAAACTAG from Cylindrospermopsis curvispora GIHE-G1 harbors:
- a CDS encoding phosphopantetheine-binding protein — protein: MSQMTKLNSAGDIEQWLVNNIAFILGVNPEEIDIKQPLDSYGLDSQQAMILASKAEKLLGFKLSLMYLWYYPTIQQLAQRLAQELENSSSEILQI
- a CDS encoding TubC N-terminal docking domain-related protein; translated protein: MNASEILALLTKQGVEFWIENHQLNIRSPKGIITPEMQAEIASHKGDILALLQEMDICSNSTPENPISGISIQTIGKLIGGFTSELPIEYQPPIINPHIMAKNLSVTFRPLPNGYDNHRIIKFRQDLAIKLKNLGVAVVPWQDSIRDFCYRINVPIVNWHYSFTIKGVRSEIDAVIDVARPNSWLRKLGIFVAESIYTLFYRWLIKKQNMSVVQIARLSSWAEDHAAKYVEDPTNTQVIILSDIDDKFVSPLTHYQEKISIGINTLIQTFSEIVIGVSKEQISILNMNLSDSIFPRTEIDDFILKSLIPKIYVPITPLLMNRFELGVYNPYLSPYAHKLAKLGKELTSTGLFPPGFKLAEVIKRKSHRDIVNVIVNGRTGVSYGFIAYIEPPSYVGEREISATQWEDLLAIPGLNSDEVRKNQSGRRFLKTRIGGDYIFKQIPDIWLVSSRSGSNKTDLSLEQDVLRIGLTNNLHLQLPPAHNSHKSDIKPSYDIYVMLAISLSAALYAPELIENGAPIIHFHGYPAFDWFQEDEFCFGVDNPSVPCGTYESGVFNFLGLANFSAQPTKHIKLVSLIEPDHGTNLIARDTEYLIDRLKHGCIADKIELGGQHFASLRTNLTRNIQ
- a CDS encoding phthiocerol/phthiodiolone dimycocerosyl transferase family protein, which produces MSILNIFQKNSKYFFNPVNKRQLSSLETTMELLNQRAKTWNLVTISRIRGHIQKPVLREALDLLQYGHLVLNSHIVTHQHNFQNRFYLQTGTTEEIPLRMVINSEEKQWQEVVNQEMNQPIDSGRYLMRVVLIINRENPKVNYLVTTLHHAIADGLSSVNLHSEIFTYYEQITSGNLLNPVSTLPPLPPPEKLLGHLQGAKLNGWILLLKIAWEKLTNPPQTLKVEKYVPISQRNSQIIHRQILSDTAEKLFAQCRAENATVQSVLSAAMLLTVAKKILNQQRKSIRLNCLSYFDLRRRLQPPINEQNIGLLATSQMSFHTVTTNTYFWDLARRIKQTLAASIHRGDIFKMVFLAKHLINFCFLFPHQIAASVSVSNIGKVNIPGIYGELQLEEISFAGSHALYAGMFILHVATFQGKMLLNFVFSQPSLSQDTMEKLVNEFMEMIEQISHLPSQVS